In Solanum pennellii chromosome 3, SPENNV200, a single window of DNA contains:
- the LOC107012624 gene encoding MAPK kinase substrate protein At1g80180 yields MAGLQRSATSFRRQGSSGLVWDDKLVTASGELIQLGNPRGETTIKIDREREEKPKLEASVPDKASSKPAGSMERSRSNRGFRTGKVSPAIEPPSPKVSACGFCSAFGKNDKSNRRPKSGKRKM; encoded by the coding sequence ATGGCTGGATTACAGAGATCGGCGACATCGTTCCGGCGACAAGGCTCATCAGGACTAGTATGGGATGACAAATTAGTGACAGCATCAGGTGAATTGATTCAGCTTGGAAATCCACGAGGAGAAACTACTATTAAAATTgatagagaaagagaagaaaagccTAAATTGGAAGCGTCGGTGCCTGATAAGGCTTCATCAAAACCGGCTGGATCCATGGAGAGGAGCCGATCTAATCGCGGTTTTCGAACCGGTAAGGTGTCACCGGCGATTGAACCGCCTTCTCCTAAAGTATCTGCATGTGGATTCTGTAGCGCTTTTGGGAAGAATGATAAATCTAACCGCCGACCTAAATCCGGTAAGCGTAAGATGTAA